A region of Culicoides brevitarsis isolate CSIRO-B50_1 chromosome 1, AGI_CSIRO_Cbre_v1, whole genome shotgun sequence DNA encodes the following proteins:
- the LOC134827378 gene encoding ras GTPase-activating protein raskol isoform X3 has translation MNRRQSNKTLEIVYPSRVEGWLDAYDVETEKKPINNEKQWQPLYCVLQQDEQTFTAYCSEELSLADMLFADLPRIRLDKVNRTKVLQFWEAPPTLQEEPEDGECEQSSNVNNSNGGESIQLNMTLQNMQDTSYEKACRRGSAPNTPMLGQKPEQQQSNSIFSIFSKRSNPLKRTKSVTKLERSKRGSGGLRGSRSHESLLSSHAVMSTIDLSSMNAIGVAPVHSSVLGRRHCFQVRGDPRGERYYSCGSRQERDLWIYSLRKSISPNLEHTRRTDNSLKMWIYEAKALPPKKKYFCEINLDKTLYGRTSVKLRTELLFWGEYFDFPDVPDINVITVNVFREGEKKKKRDKHVLVGSVKIPIHEVTSRTFSENWYPIISEKHESISKNSSKEPIPTLRIKCRFQSTDILPLETYSEFLEYLKENYKQVCEQLEPVIGVKAKEDIGQALVLLMYAQGMIGSFLTDVVALDLLRVGDQRLTFRGNSLATKSMEAFLKLTGEQYLQDTLSAPISEIITSDKDCEVDPLKATGSLNRQQQALRQAVRTAWNAIAESHKNFPPQLRECFATFKERLQILDREDMADNLISASIFLRFLCPAILSPSLFNITNELPSARATRNLTLVAKTLQTLANFTRFQGKESFMEFLNDFLEQEAPRMKYFLHLISTRPACPPVETIHDWTGYIDQGKQLSILHNLLIESIQKLPIGKQQELHPLPSILDQITQAKLAKEFSSNTLPLQSPDVLPVSNQENFSHTMNNPIKPTGERGVIRGVLTPNSLEKNIFRYNDPTVQPFLQQNQSNHNSMLLNPLQHSHSTSSISSHQSSSNTYNSNISNHNVHHHYITVEKPRNPNYFYTTSVNGIRNSATPSNAVRASTLPRNTLNNQMSTLANTDSTTEQEPILYDQSKAFIRKSPTPLAKSNVNGSRGRNLNGSQLSLLSENSLGRNALGIPHSNNGIQCGAIIQTAPGQPRDRSNHSNMPLNLEDLDDLLKYADEQNNDQNIKQKNELTQKGSNVSIGVCSSGYQSITNQSQSSSPTEGTQHIHHHHHNGLKNSSSYGQIVPKYTGVSTYSNNNNNNPPLAFKNPLYQLQSIGGDNNNKSSSLTPASSEEQVNGDYYNLDTSMNGNYCENAKITNTINSLVDNSRSRLPRTNPLHYNKRNDSKLEEAQGEGSNHRYHRRLSLESARTLSDSSTDTEGLNQPAITPIVNHHHHSEGKRRRNTSRSVEQCEREIQRLQASVDSLRKKLSLENITEPTSNDKDDDGKYSDGKIRSIIARLLSMEEELRREQYKMSMILSHKQRVIEAQGQQIAALDAANSRLLNALSSLRSRYEGSEPSNSLQGGSGSLC, from the exons ATGTCGAGACAGAGAAGAAACCCATCAACAATGAGAAACAATGGCAACCTCTTTATTGTGTCTTGCAACAGGATGAACAAACATTTACTGCATATTGCAGTGAAGAATTATCC TTGGCCGATATGCTGTTTGCTGATTTGCCTCGCATCCGACTCGATAAGGTGAATCGTACAAAAGTCCTGCAATTTTGGGAAGCTCCTCCAACGTTGCAAGAAGAACCTGAAGACGGGGAATGCGAACAATCGTCAAATGTGAACAATTCTAATGGCGGCGAGAGTATCCAGTTGAACATGACTCTTCAAAATATGCAAG ACACATCATACGAGAAAGCATGTAGAAGAGGATCGGCTCCAAACACACCTATGTTAGGTCAAAAGCCTGAACAACAACAATCCAACTcgatattttcaatattttcgaaacg atcaaatcCTTTAAAACGAACAAAATCTGTGACAAAACTCGAAAGATCGAAACGAGGCTCAGGCGGATTACGAGGATCGAGATCTCATGAGAGTCTGTTATCGAGTCATGCTGTGATGTCGACGATAGATTTGTCGAGTATGAATGCCATTGGAGTTGCGCCTGTACATTCATCAGTATTAGGAAGAAGACATTGCTTCCAAGTTCGAGGGGATCCGAGAGGAGAACGATATTACAGTTGCGGATCTCGACAAGAACGAGATTTGTGGATTTATAG ttTACGAAAATCAATATCGCCAAATTTGGAACACACAAGAAGAACAGataattcactaaaaatgtGGATTTATGAAGCCAAAGCACTTCCGCCGAAGAAAAAGtacttttgtgaaataaatttggataaaACGTTGTATGGGCGAACGTCAGTGAAGTTACGAACGGAGCTCTTATTTTGGGGAGAATATTTCGATTTTCCCGACGTGCCTGATATCAACGTCATAACAGTGAATGTTTTTCGTGAAggagagaaaaagaagaaacgcgACAAGCATGTTTTAGTCGGTTCAGTGAAAATTCCCATTCACGAAGTAACATCACGAACTTTTTCGGAAAATTGGTATCCAATTATCTCGGAAAAGCACGAAAGTATCAGCAAAAACTCTTCGAAAGAACCAATTCCAACGTTACGTATCAAATGTCGTTTCCAAAGCACAGATATCCTTCCATTGGAAACATATTCCGAATTTTTGGAGTACTTGAAGGAGAATTACAAACAAGTTTGTGAGCAATTAGAGCCCGTTATCGGTGTCAAAGCGAAAGAAGATATCGGACAAGCTCTCGTACTGTTAATGTATGCTCAAGGAATGATTGGATCTTTTCTAACAGACGTCGTGGCATTAGACTTATTACGTGTTGGCGATCAAAGACTTACTTTCCGCGGAAATTCGTTAGCTACAAAATCCATGGAAGCATTTCTCAAGTTGACAGGCGAACAATATCTGCAAGATACACTTTCAGCTCCAATTTCTGAGATCATCACGTCAGATAAGGATTGTGAAGTTGATCCATTGAAAGCAACGGGATCTCTGAATAGGCAACAACAAGCTTTGAGACAAGCAGTTCGTACAGCATGGAATGCAATTGCTgaaagtcacaaaaatttcCCGCCTCAATTGCGTGAATGTTTTGCTACATTCAAAGAACGCTTGCAAATTTTGGATCGTGAAGATATGGCAGATAATTTGATAAGTGCTTCgatatttttgcgatttttgtgTCCTGCGATATTGTCTCCGAGTTTGTTTAATATCACAAATGAATTGCCATCAGCTCGAGCGACGAGGAATTTGACGTTGGTTGCGAAAACTTTACAAACATTGGCAAACTTTACACGATTCCAAGGCAAAGAGAGCTTTATGGAGTTCTTGAATGACTTCCTTGAACAAGAAGCGCCTCGGATGAAATATTTCTTACATCTTATTTCG aCAAGACCTGCATGCCCTCCCGTTGAAACAATTCACGATTGGACAGGATACATCGATCAAGGAAAGCAATTGTCGATTTTGCATAATCTTTTGATCGAAAGTATACAAAAATTGCCAATTGGAAAACAACAAGAATTGCATCCGCTTCCCTCAATTTTGGATCAAATCACACAAGCAAAACTTGCGAAAGAATTTAGCTCGAATACGTTGCCCTTACAATCGCCGGATGTGTTGCCCGTATCGAATCAGGAGAATTTCTCGCATACGATGAACAATCCGATCAAACCAACAGGCGAACGAGGCGTTATTCGGGGAGTTCTGACGCCAAATTCGTTGGAGAAGAATATTTTCCGATACAACGATCCAACTGTTCAAccgtttttacaacaaaaccaAAGTAATCATAATAGCATGTTGTTGAATCCGCTTCAACATTCGCATTCAACCTCAAGTATTTCATCCCACCAAAGCTCCTCAAATACATACAATAGCAATATTAGCAATCATAATGTGCATCATCATTACATCACAGTCGAAAAGCCACGCAATCCTAATTACTTTTATACCACAAGTGTTAATGGCATTCGCAATTCAGCGACGCCAAGCAATGCTGTGCGAGCCAGTACGCTTCCGCGCAACACTTTAAACAATCAAATGTCGACTCTTGCAAATACGGATTCGACAACGGAGCAAGAACCCATCTTGTATGATCAGAGTAAAGCATTTATCCGCAAAAGTCCGACGCCATTGGCGAAATCGAATGTAAATGGAAGTCGAGGAAGAAACTTGAACGGTTCACAATTGTCACTTTTGAGCGAAAATTCTCTCGGGCGAAATGCTCTCGGAATTCCGCATAGCAACAACGGAATTCAATGCGGAGCGATAATTCAAACGGCACCCGGACAACCAAGAGATCGTTCGAATCATTCGAATATGCCGCTCAATTTGGAAGATTTGGATGATTTGCTCAAGTATGCCGATGAACAAAATAACGAccaaaatatcaaacaaaagaatgaattaacacaaaaaggaAGCAATGTCTCGATCGGCGTTTGTAGCTCAGGATACCAAAGCATAACAAATCAATCACAGAGCTCGAGTCCCACAGAAGGCACGCAAcacattcatcatcatcatcacaatgGGCTGAAAAACTCCTCATCATACGGTCAAATTGTCCCCAAATACACGGGAGTGTCGACTTAcagcaataacaacaacaacaatcctCCATTGGCATTCAAAAATCCTCTTTATCAACTTCAATCCATTGGCGGagacaataacaacaaaagttCAAGTTTAACGCCTGCAAGTAGCGAAGAACAAGTTAATGGCGATTATTACAATTTGGATACGAGCATGAATGGAAACTACTGTGAAAATGCGAAAATCACAAATACCATCAACAGTTTGGTAGACAATTCACGTTCACGATTGCCACGAACAAATCCGTTGCATTACAACAAACGTAACGACAGTAAACTTGAAGAGGCGCAAGGCGAAGGCTCGAATCATCGTTATCATCGAAGATTGAGTCTCGAATCGGCGCGCACTCTATCCGATAGCTCAACAGATActgaag gtttaaacCAACCAGCAATCACTCCCATTgtgaatcatcatcatcacagcGAAGGAAAACGTCGGCGAAACACATCGCGATCTGTCGAACAATGCGAACGCGAAATTCAACGTCTTCAGGCTTCCGTTGATTCGCTCCGAAAGAAACTGAGTCTCGAAAATATCACAGAACCAACGAGTAATGACAAAGATGACGACGGCAAATACAGTGACGGCAAAATTCGAAGTATTATTGCAAG actGTTATCGATGGAAGAAGAGCTCCGCCGTGAACAATACAAAATGTCAATGATTCTAAGTCACAAGCAACGCGTTATTGAAGCGCAAGGACAACAAATTGCCGCACTCGATGCCGCCAATTCCAGATTATTAAATGCACTATCTAGTCTGAGATCACGTTACGAAGGATCTGAGCCATCGAATAGCTTACAAGGCGGAAGTGGCTCGTTATGTTAA
- the LOC134827378 gene encoding ras GTPase-activating protein raskol isoform X1, with amino-acid sequence MLQTDSCNNKSSSSINIAKDEDESTRRRSTFYVPLVVPPSSEDKNLDVSNGSLDWSLNSSLNSTGDLLVSSEKENKLKRYGIVLNGSINIDDSIEIPQPSSNVSTDSQRTHTSTPISLMKARSRINILSLPDKTMPPSPAKEKSKTLPQNLTSPTSANTFPPKSSFLLKSTPKILGHLNYSSSDFVSPSSPRSSLSPKKSLSFVRRTHSTKLSRSNSLLKSFSSQHRYSEQEQRMLQVDIIPLPRDVLEHCFDTGNFEESVKQMFFVERKSGKTETEDEKHHSKEDRSSTKYDNNEYDDDSDPHSDTSYEKACRRGSAPNTPMLGQKPEQQQSNSIFSIFSKRSNPLKRTKSVTKLERSKRGSGGLRGSRSHESLLSSHAVMSTIDLSSMNAIGVAPVHSSVLGRRHCFQVRGDPRGERYYSCGSRQERDLWIYSLRKSISPNLEHTRRTDNSLKMWIYEAKALPPKKKYFCEINLDKTLYGRTSVKLRTELLFWGEYFDFPDVPDINVITVNVFREGEKKKKRDKHVLVGSVKIPIHEVTSRTFSENWYPIISEKHESISKNSSKEPIPTLRIKCRFQSTDILPLETYSEFLEYLKENYKQVCEQLEPVIGVKAKEDIGQALVLLMYAQGMIGSFLTDVVALDLLRVGDQRLTFRGNSLATKSMEAFLKLTGEQYLQDTLSAPISEIITSDKDCEVDPLKATGSLNRQQQALRQAVRTAWNAIAESHKNFPPQLRECFATFKERLQILDREDMADNLISASIFLRFLCPAILSPSLFNITNELPSARATRNLTLVAKTLQTLANFTRFQGKESFMEFLNDFLEQEAPRMKYFLHLISTRPACPPVETIHDWTGYIDQGKQLSILHNLLIESIQKLPIGKQQELHPLPSILDQITQAKLAKEFSSNTLPLQSPDVLPVSNQENFSHTMNNPIKPTGERGVIRGVLTPNSLEKNIFRYNDPTVQPFLQQNQSNHNSMLLNPLQHSHSTSSISSHQSSSNTYNSNISNHNVHHHYITVEKPRNPNYFYTTSVNGIRNSATPSNAVRASTLPRNTLNNQMSTLANTDSTTEQEPILYDQSKAFIRKSPTPLAKSNVNGSRGRNLNGSQLSLLSENSLGRNALGIPHSNNGIQCGAIIQTAPGQPRDRSNHSNMPLNLEDLDDLLKYADEQNNDQNIKQKNELTQKGSNVSIGVCSSGYQSITNQSQSSSPTEGTQHIHHHHHNGLKNSSSYGQIVPKYTGVSTYSNNNNNNPPLAFKNPLYQLQSIGGDNNNKSSSLTPASSEEQVNGDYYNLDTSMNGNYCENAKITNTINSLVDNSRSRLPRTNPLHYNKRNDSKLEEAQGEGSNHRYHRRLSLESARTLSDSSTDTEGLNQPAITPIVNHHHHSEGKRRRNTSRSVEQCEREIQRLQASVDSLRKKLSLENITEPTSNDKDDDGKYSDGKIRSIIARLLSMEEELRREQYKMSMILSHKQRVIEAQGQQIAALDAANSRLLNALSSLRSRYEGSEPSNSLQGGSGSLC; translated from the exons atgttacaaaCGGATAGCTGTAATAACAAGAGCAGTTCATCGATAAATATTGCCAAAGATGAGGATGAGTCGACGCGTCGTCGATCAACGTTTTACGTGCCATTAGTTGTCCCGCCATCGTCTGAAGACAAAAACTTGGATGTCAGTAATGGAAGTCTCGATTGGAGTCTCAACAGTTCGCTTAACAGCACAGGAGATTTACTCGTCTCGAGCGAAAAGGAAAACAAACTCAAACGATATGGCATCGTACTGAATGGAAGTATTAACATTGACGACAGTATCGAAATTCCGCAACCATCGAGTAATGTCTCAACCGATTCCCAACGAACACATACATCAACTCCCATCAGTCTCATGAAGGCTCGCAGTAGGATAAACATCTTATCGCTGCCCGACAAAACTATGCCGCCGTCTCCTGCaaaggaaaaatcaaaaacattaCCTCAGAATCTCACGTCGCCAACATCTGCAAACACATTTCCGCCGAAAAGTTCCTTTTTGCTCAAATCCACGCCCAAAATTCTCGGGCATCTTAACTATTCATCTTCGGATTTTGTGTCGCCATCGTCTCCGAGATCATCGTTAAGTCCCAAAAAGTCTCTCAGTTTCGTACGACGAACGCATTCGACAAAACTCTCGCGAAGTAATTCGTTGCTGAAGAGTTTCTCGTCGCAACATCGATACAGCGAACAAGAACAACGAATGCTCCAAGTTGATATTATTCCATTGCCACGAGATGTGTTAGAGCACTGTTTCGACACGGGCAATTTTGAGGAGTCTGTCAAACAGATGTTCTTCGTAGAACGAAAATCGGGCAAGACAGAGACTGAAGACGAGAAACATCATTCAAAGGAAGATCGAAGTAGTACGAAATATGACAACAACGAATACGATGACGACAGTGACCCGCATTctg ACACATCATACGAGAAAGCATGTAGAAGAGGATCGGCTCCAAACACACCTATGTTAGGTCAAAAGCCTGAACAACAACAATCCAACTcgatattttcaatattttcgaaacg atcaaatcCTTTAAAACGAACAAAATCTGTGACAAAACTCGAAAGATCGAAACGAGGCTCAGGCGGATTACGAGGATCGAGATCTCATGAGAGTCTGTTATCGAGTCATGCTGTGATGTCGACGATAGATTTGTCGAGTATGAATGCCATTGGAGTTGCGCCTGTACATTCATCAGTATTAGGAAGAAGACATTGCTTCCAAGTTCGAGGGGATCCGAGAGGAGAACGATATTACAGTTGCGGATCTCGACAAGAACGAGATTTGTGGATTTATAG ttTACGAAAATCAATATCGCCAAATTTGGAACACACAAGAAGAACAGataattcactaaaaatgtGGATTTATGAAGCCAAAGCACTTCCGCCGAAGAAAAAGtacttttgtgaaataaatttggataaaACGTTGTATGGGCGAACGTCAGTGAAGTTACGAACGGAGCTCTTATTTTGGGGAGAATATTTCGATTTTCCCGACGTGCCTGATATCAACGTCATAACAGTGAATGTTTTTCGTGAAggagagaaaaagaagaaacgcgACAAGCATGTTTTAGTCGGTTCAGTGAAAATTCCCATTCACGAAGTAACATCACGAACTTTTTCGGAAAATTGGTATCCAATTATCTCGGAAAAGCACGAAAGTATCAGCAAAAACTCTTCGAAAGAACCAATTCCAACGTTACGTATCAAATGTCGTTTCCAAAGCACAGATATCCTTCCATTGGAAACATATTCCGAATTTTTGGAGTACTTGAAGGAGAATTACAAACAAGTTTGTGAGCAATTAGAGCCCGTTATCGGTGTCAAAGCGAAAGAAGATATCGGACAAGCTCTCGTACTGTTAATGTATGCTCAAGGAATGATTGGATCTTTTCTAACAGACGTCGTGGCATTAGACTTATTACGTGTTGGCGATCAAAGACTTACTTTCCGCGGAAATTCGTTAGCTACAAAATCCATGGAAGCATTTCTCAAGTTGACAGGCGAACAATATCTGCAAGATACACTTTCAGCTCCAATTTCTGAGATCATCACGTCAGATAAGGATTGTGAAGTTGATCCATTGAAAGCAACGGGATCTCTGAATAGGCAACAACAAGCTTTGAGACAAGCAGTTCGTACAGCATGGAATGCAATTGCTgaaagtcacaaaaatttcCCGCCTCAATTGCGTGAATGTTTTGCTACATTCAAAGAACGCTTGCAAATTTTGGATCGTGAAGATATGGCAGATAATTTGATAAGTGCTTCgatatttttgcgatttttgtgTCCTGCGATATTGTCTCCGAGTTTGTTTAATATCACAAATGAATTGCCATCAGCTCGAGCGACGAGGAATTTGACGTTGGTTGCGAAAACTTTACAAACATTGGCAAACTTTACACGATTCCAAGGCAAAGAGAGCTTTATGGAGTTCTTGAATGACTTCCTTGAACAAGAAGCGCCTCGGATGAAATATTTCTTACATCTTATTTCG aCAAGACCTGCATGCCCTCCCGTTGAAACAATTCACGATTGGACAGGATACATCGATCAAGGAAAGCAATTGTCGATTTTGCATAATCTTTTGATCGAAAGTATACAAAAATTGCCAATTGGAAAACAACAAGAATTGCATCCGCTTCCCTCAATTTTGGATCAAATCACACAAGCAAAACTTGCGAAAGAATTTAGCTCGAATACGTTGCCCTTACAATCGCCGGATGTGTTGCCCGTATCGAATCAGGAGAATTTCTCGCATACGATGAACAATCCGATCAAACCAACAGGCGAACGAGGCGTTATTCGGGGAGTTCTGACGCCAAATTCGTTGGAGAAGAATATTTTCCGATACAACGATCCAACTGTTCAAccgtttttacaacaaaaccaAAGTAATCATAATAGCATGTTGTTGAATCCGCTTCAACATTCGCATTCAACCTCAAGTATTTCATCCCACCAAAGCTCCTCAAATACATACAATAGCAATATTAGCAATCATAATGTGCATCATCATTACATCACAGTCGAAAAGCCACGCAATCCTAATTACTTTTATACCACAAGTGTTAATGGCATTCGCAATTCAGCGACGCCAAGCAATGCTGTGCGAGCCAGTACGCTTCCGCGCAACACTTTAAACAATCAAATGTCGACTCTTGCAAATACGGATTCGACAACGGAGCAAGAACCCATCTTGTATGATCAGAGTAAAGCATTTATCCGCAAAAGTCCGACGCCATTGGCGAAATCGAATGTAAATGGAAGTCGAGGAAGAAACTTGAACGGTTCACAATTGTCACTTTTGAGCGAAAATTCTCTCGGGCGAAATGCTCTCGGAATTCCGCATAGCAACAACGGAATTCAATGCGGAGCGATAATTCAAACGGCACCCGGACAACCAAGAGATCGTTCGAATCATTCGAATATGCCGCTCAATTTGGAAGATTTGGATGATTTGCTCAAGTATGCCGATGAACAAAATAACGAccaaaatatcaaacaaaagaatgaattaacacaaaaaggaAGCAATGTCTCGATCGGCGTTTGTAGCTCAGGATACCAAAGCATAACAAATCAATCACAGAGCTCGAGTCCCACAGAAGGCACGCAAcacattcatcatcatcatcacaatgGGCTGAAAAACTCCTCATCATACGGTCAAATTGTCCCCAAATACACGGGAGTGTCGACTTAcagcaataacaacaacaacaatcctCCATTGGCATTCAAAAATCCTCTTTATCAACTTCAATCCATTGGCGGagacaataacaacaaaagttCAAGTTTAACGCCTGCAAGTAGCGAAGAACAAGTTAATGGCGATTATTACAATTTGGATACGAGCATGAATGGAAACTACTGTGAAAATGCGAAAATCACAAATACCATCAACAGTTTGGTAGACAATTCACGTTCACGATTGCCACGAACAAATCCGTTGCATTACAACAAACGTAACGACAGTAAACTTGAAGAGGCGCAAGGCGAAGGCTCGAATCATCGTTATCATCGAAGATTGAGTCTCGAATCGGCGCGCACTCTATCCGATAGCTCAACAGATActgaag gtttaaacCAACCAGCAATCACTCCCATTgtgaatcatcatcatcacagcGAAGGAAAACGTCGGCGAAACACATCGCGATCTGTCGAACAATGCGAACGCGAAATTCAACGTCTTCAGGCTTCCGTTGATTCGCTCCGAAAGAAACTGAGTCTCGAAAATATCACAGAACCAACGAGTAATGACAAAGATGACGACGGCAAATACAGTGACGGCAAAATTCGAAGTATTATTGCAAG actGTTATCGATGGAAGAAGAGCTCCGCCGTGAACAATACAAAATGTCAATGATTCTAAGTCACAAGCAACGCGTTATTGAAGCGCAAGGACAACAAATTGCCGCACTCGATGCCGCCAATTCCAGATTATTAAATGCACTATCTAGTCTGAGATCACGTTACGAAGGATCTGAGCCATCGAATAGCTTACAAGGCGGAAGTGGCTCGTTATGTTAA